In one Rhea pennata isolate bPtePen1 chromosome 15, bPtePen1.pri, whole genome shotgun sequence genomic region, the following are encoded:
- the LOC134147540 gene encoding lysosomal alpha-glucosidase-like isoform X3, with the protein MSRGDTCVARKMKSYQKLTTAVPQPAGCRAEEEGATPKAACRGKLAPWWVGSGLLVAAVLLSAVTVWVLRQVSRGWHVPAPPPKCLLVPESHRFDCYPERRVVVTQELCESRGCCFIESPSPAGGKRGVPWCFYPHDFPTYTLQSLNQTALGMVGLLVRREKAYYPRDVETLRLDVQFETDTRLRLKITDAANPRYEVPLEVPQAMKKAENPIYSVEFSRDPFGVLLRRRATGTVLLNTTVAPLIFADQFLQISTALPSPFLYGLGEHRSSLLHSLDWSTLTLWARDVSPTESFNLYGAHPFYLVMEQGGDAHGVFLLNSNAMEVALQPAPALTWRTIGGVLDFYIFLGPDPNMVIQQYQQVIGFPAMPPLWGLGFQLCRWGYGSSNETWQTVKAMRNYQIPQDAQWNDIDYMDGYRDFTFDSEKFASLPLLVEDLHKHGQRYVMILDPGISSTNPHGSYWPFDEGLRRGLFINTTQGQPLIGQVWPGFTAFADFSNLDTHQWWLENLQRFHAQVPFDGLWIDMNEPSNFMDGSADGCPPGDLENPPYMPAVLGESLSAKTVCASAKQSVSVHYNLHNLYGLMEAKATASALVQIRGKRPLVISRSTFPSQGRYSGHWLGDNQSQWKDMYYSIPGVLSFSLFGIPLVGADICGFSGSTSEELCTRWMQLGAFYPFARNHNTQNEKAQDPTVFSPAARTAMKDVLLTRYSLLPFLYTLFHRAHLQGDTVARPLFFEFPQDVTTYGMDRQFLWGRSLLVTPVLEPGADSVMGYFPRGVWYDFYTGSSVNSSGEMLKMSAPLDHLNLHVREGAILPTQKPGITSEVSRENPLRLIVALSQSATAWGDLFWDDGESLDTFERGSYSYLVFNVTQNIFISTVLHASAEATYVTIDTLSIFGVREPPSKVILNGQEKPFSYLDNQVLTVSGLGLGLSQGFSLRWL; encoded by the exons CGCCAGGAAGATGAAGTCGTACCAGAAGCTGACGACGGCCGTCCCGCAGCCGGCGGGGTGCagggcggaggaggagggggccACCCCGAAAGCCGCCTGCCGCGGGAAGCTGGCCCCGTGGTGGGTGGGCAGCGGGCTGCTGGTGGCGGCCGTGCTGCTGAGCGCTGTCACCGTGTGGGTGCTGCGGCAGGTGTCCCGGGGCTGGCAtgtgcccgcgccgcccccgaAATGCCTCCTGGTGCCCGAGAGCCACCGCTTTGACTGCTACCCGGAGAGGCGCGTGGTGGTGACCCAGGAGCTCTGCGAGAGCCGGGGCTGCTGCTTCATCGAGAGCCCCTCACCGGCGGGCGGCAAGCGCGGGGTGCCCTGGTGCTTCTACCCCCACGACTTCCCCACCTACACGCTGCAGAGCCTCAACCAGACCGCGCTGGGCATGGTGGGCCTGCTGGTCCGGAGGGAGAAGGCCTACTACCCCCGGGACGTCGAGACGCTGCGCCTGGACGTGCAGTTCGAGACGGACACGCGGCTGCGCCTCAAG ATAACCGATGCTGCCAACCCTCGGTACGAGGTTCCCCTCGAGGTTCCCCAGGCgatgaagaaagcagaaaacccCATCTACAGTGTGGAGTTCTCCCGGGACCCCTTCGGGGTGCTGCTGCGGCGCAGGGCGACAGGCACGGTGCT GCTCAACACCACCGTGGCTCCCTTGATCTTTGCCGACCAGTTTCTCCAGATTTCTACTGCTCTCCCATCGCCGTTCCTCTATGGGCTGGGGGAGCATCGCAGCAGCCTCCTGCACAGCCTTGACTGGAGCACCTTGACGCTGTGGGCCCGGGATGTCTCTCCCACG GAATCGTTCAACCTCTATGGAGCGCATCCTTTCTACCTAGTGATGGAGCAGGGTGGAGATGCTCATGGTGTTTTCCTCCTCAACAGCAATGCAATGG AGGTggctctgcagcctgccccagccctaACCTGGAGGACCATTGGGGGAGTTCTGGATTTTTACATCTTCCTGGGGCCTGATCCCAACATGGTTATTCAGCAGTACCAGCAAGTGATAG GTTTCCCGGCCATGCCACCCCTCTGGGGACTAGGTTTCCAGCTCTGCCGCTGGGGGTATGGATCAAGCAATGAAACCTGGCAGACTGTGAAAGCCATGAGGAATTACCAGATCCCACAG gatGCGCAGTGGAACGACATTGATTATATGGACGGATACCGGGACTTCACCTTTGATTCCGAGAAGTTTGCCTCCCTCCCCTTGCTGGTGGAAGACCTCCACAAACATGGCCAGCGCTACGTTATGATTTTG gatCCCGGTATCAGCAGCACCAACCCTCACGGCTCCTACTGGCCTTTTGATGAAGGCTTGAGACGAGGCTTGTTCATAAATACCACCCAAGGGCAGCCGCTAATAGGGCAG GTGTGGCCTGGCTTCACTGCGTTCGCAGACTTCTCCAACCTGGACACCCATCAGTGGTGGCTGGAGAATTTGCAGCGTTTCCATGCCCAGGTGCCTTTCGACGGCCTCTGGATC GACATGAATGAGCCATCCAACTTCATGGATGGATCTGCAGACGGCTGCCCCCCAGGAGACCTTGAAAACCCACCGTACATGCCAG ctgtgctgggagAGTCACTCTCCGCAAAGACAGTGTGTGCCTCAGCCAAACAGAGCGTTTCAGTGCACTACAACCTCCACAACCTCTACGGGCTGATGGAAGCCAAGGCAACAGCGAG TGCCTTGGTCCAGATCCGAGGGAAGCGCCCGCTCGTTATCTCTCGCTCCACCTTCCCCAGCCAGGGCCGCTACTCAGGGCACTGGCTGGGCGACAACCAGAGCCAGTGGAAGGACATGTATTACTCTATCCCAG GGGTGCTGAGTTTCAGCCTCTTTGGGATCCCACTGGTCGGGGCAGACATCTGCGGCTTCTCTGGCAGCACCTCGGAGGAGCTGTGCACCCGCTGGATGCAACTTGGCGCCTTCTACCCCTTTGCCCGGAATCACAACACCCAGAACGAGAAG GCCCAAGACCCAACGGTGTTCAGCCCTGCAGCACGGACAGCCATGAAGGACGTGCTGCTGACCCGCTACTCCTTGCTGCCCTTCCTCTACACGCTTTTCCACCGTGCCCACCTACAAGGAGACACTGTCGCCAGGCCTCTGTTCTTTGA GTTCCCCCAGGATGTGACCACATACGGGATGGACAGGCAGTTCCTGTGGGGACGGAGCCTGCTGGTAACACCAGTGCTGGAGCCCGGAGCAGACTCAGTCATGGGCTATTTCCCCCGAGGCGTGTGGTACGACTTCTACACG GGCTCATCCGTGAACAGCAGCGGGGAGATGTTGAAGATGTCGGCTCCCCTGGACCACCTCAACCTGCATGTCCGGGAGGGTGCCATCCTCCCCACCCAG AAACCCGGGATAACCAGCGAGGTGAGCCGAGAGAACCCCCTTCGCCTGATCGTGGCCTTGTCCCAGAGTGCCACTGCCTGGGGTGACCTCTTCTGGGATGATGGTGAAAGTCTGGACACCTTTGAGCGGGGCAGCTACTCCTACTTAGTGTTCAACGTCACACAG AACATCTTCATCTCCACTGTCCTCCATGCCAGTGCAGAGGCCACGTACGTCACCATCGACACACTGAGCATCTTTGGTGTTCGGGAGCCCCCCAGCAAGGTCATCCTGAATGGCCAGGAGAAGCCCTTCTCCTACCTGGACAACCAG GTCCTCACCGTGAGCGGCCTCGGCCTCGGCCTCAGCCAGGGCTTCTCCCTCCGGTGGCTGTGA
- the LOC134147540 gene encoding lysosomal alpha-glucosidase-like isoform X1, with protein MRAAAGWRSYPGAVAAPGKRTDCIRLFLCVGRGLPLTGSFHSPARAGRAVLVREPAGVLAAAESRFARRAVLPCFCSVRAGGEMGLSVSRFSRKRRKESCVCYLSARKMKSYQKLTTAVPQPAGCRAEEEGATPKAACRGKLAPWWVGSGLLVAAVLLSAVTVWVLRQVSRGWHVPAPPPKCLLVPESHRFDCYPERRVVVTQELCESRGCCFIESPSPAGGKRGVPWCFYPHDFPTYTLQSLNQTALGMVGLLVRREKAYYPRDVETLRLDVQFETDTRLRLKITDAANPRYEVPLEVPQAMKKAENPIYSVEFSRDPFGVLLRRRATGTVLLNTTVAPLIFADQFLQISTALPSPFLYGLGEHRSSLLHSLDWSTLTLWARDVSPTESFNLYGAHPFYLVMEQGGDAHGVFLLNSNAMEVALQPAPALTWRTIGGVLDFYIFLGPDPNMVIQQYQQVIGFPAMPPLWGLGFQLCRWGYGSSNETWQTVKAMRNYQIPQDAQWNDIDYMDGYRDFTFDSEKFASLPLLVEDLHKHGQRYVMILDPGISSTNPHGSYWPFDEGLRRGLFINTTQGQPLIGQVWPGFTAFADFSNLDTHQWWLENLQRFHAQVPFDGLWIDMNEPSNFMDGSADGCPPGDLENPPYMPAVLGESLSAKTVCASAKQSVSVHYNLHNLYGLMEAKATASALVQIRGKRPLVISRSTFPSQGRYSGHWLGDNQSQWKDMYYSIPGVLSFSLFGIPLVGADICGFSGSTSEELCTRWMQLGAFYPFARNHNTQNEKAQDPTVFSPAARTAMKDVLLTRYSLLPFLYTLFHRAHLQGDTVARPLFFEFPQDVTTYGMDRQFLWGRSLLVTPVLEPGADSVMGYFPRGVWYDFYTGSSVNSSGEMLKMSAPLDHLNLHVREGAILPTQKPGITSEVSRENPLRLIVALSQSATAWGDLFWDDGESLDTFERGSYSYLVFNVTQNIFISTVLHASAEATYVTIDTLSIFGVREPPSKVILNGQEKPFSYLDNQVLTVSGLGLGLSQGFSLRWL; from the exons TTTCACAGCCCGGCCCGAGCAGGCCGAGCCGTTTTGGTGCGGGAGCCAGCGGGGGTGTTGGCTGCCGCTGAAAGCCGCTTTGCGAGGAGAGCCGTTCTGCCGTGCTTTTGCAGCGTGCGGGCTGGAGGCGAGATGGGTCTGAGTGTCAGTAGGTTCAGCAGGAAGCGGAGGAAAGAAAGTTGTGTCTGTTATCTAAG CGCCAGGAAGATGAAGTCGTACCAGAAGCTGACGACGGCCGTCCCGCAGCCGGCGGGGTGCagggcggaggaggagggggccACCCCGAAAGCCGCCTGCCGCGGGAAGCTGGCCCCGTGGTGGGTGGGCAGCGGGCTGCTGGTGGCGGCCGTGCTGCTGAGCGCTGTCACCGTGTGGGTGCTGCGGCAGGTGTCCCGGGGCTGGCAtgtgcccgcgccgcccccgaAATGCCTCCTGGTGCCCGAGAGCCACCGCTTTGACTGCTACCCGGAGAGGCGCGTGGTGGTGACCCAGGAGCTCTGCGAGAGCCGGGGCTGCTGCTTCATCGAGAGCCCCTCACCGGCGGGCGGCAAGCGCGGGGTGCCCTGGTGCTTCTACCCCCACGACTTCCCCACCTACACGCTGCAGAGCCTCAACCAGACCGCGCTGGGCATGGTGGGCCTGCTGGTCCGGAGGGAGAAGGCCTACTACCCCCGGGACGTCGAGACGCTGCGCCTGGACGTGCAGTTCGAGACGGACACGCGGCTGCGCCTCAAG ATAACCGATGCTGCCAACCCTCGGTACGAGGTTCCCCTCGAGGTTCCCCAGGCgatgaagaaagcagaaaacccCATCTACAGTGTGGAGTTCTCCCGGGACCCCTTCGGGGTGCTGCTGCGGCGCAGGGCGACAGGCACGGTGCT GCTCAACACCACCGTGGCTCCCTTGATCTTTGCCGACCAGTTTCTCCAGATTTCTACTGCTCTCCCATCGCCGTTCCTCTATGGGCTGGGGGAGCATCGCAGCAGCCTCCTGCACAGCCTTGACTGGAGCACCTTGACGCTGTGGGCCCGGGATGTCTCTCCCACG GAATCGTTCAACCTCTATGGAGCGCATCCTTTCTACCTAGTGATGGAGCAGGGTGGAGATGCTCATGGTGTTTTCCTCCTCAACAGCAATGCAATGG AGGTggctctgcagcctgccccagccctaACCTGGAGGACCATTGGGGGAGTTCTGGATTTTTACATCTTCCTGGGGCCTGATCCCAACATGGTTATTCAGCAGTACCAGCAAGTGATAG GTTTCCCGGCCATGCCACCCCTCTGGGGACTAGGTTTCCAGCTCTGCCGCTGGGGGTATGGATCAAGCAATGAAACCTGGCAGACTGTGAAAGCCATGAGGAATTACCAGATCCCACAG gatGCGCAGTGGAACGACATTGATTATATGGACGGATACCGGGACTTCACCTTTGATTCCGAGAAGTTTGCCTCCCTCCCCTTGCTGGTGGAAGACCTCCACAAACATGGCCAGCGCTACGTTATGATTTTG gatCCCGGTATCAGCAGCACCAACCCTCACGGCTCCTACTGGCCTTTTGATGAAGGCTTGAGACGAGGCTTGTTCATAAATACCACCCAAGGGCAGCCGCTAATAGGGCAG GTGTGGCCTGGCTTCACTGCGTTCGCAGACTTCTCCAACCTGGACACCCATCAGTGGTGGCTGGAGAATTTGCAGCGTTTCCATGCCCAGGTGCCTTTCGACGGCCTCTGGATC GACATGAATGAGCCATCCAACTTCATGGATGGATCTGCAGACGGCTGCCCCCCAGGAGACCTTGAAAACCCACCGTACATGCCAG ctgtgctgggagAGTCACTCTCCGCAAAGACAGTGTGTGCCTCAGCCAAACAGAGCGTTTCAGTGCACTACAACCTCCACAACCTCTACGGGCTGATGGAAGCCAAGGCAACAGCGAG TGCCTTGGTCCAGATCCGAGGGAAGCGCCCGCTCGTTATCTCTCGCTCCACCTTCCCCAGCCAGGGCCGCTACTCAGGGCACTGGCTGGGCGACAACCAGAGCCAGTGGAAGGACATGTATTACTCTATCCCAG GGGTGCTGAGTTTCAGCCTCTTTGGGATCCCACTGGTCGGGGCAGACATCTGCGGCTTCTCTGGCAGCACCTCGGAGGAGCTGTGCACCCGCTGGATGCAACTTGGCGCCTTCTACCCCTTTGCCCGGAATCACAACACCCAGAACGAGAAG GCCCAAGACCCAACGGTGTTCAGCCCTGCAGCACGGACAGCCATGAAGGACGTGCTGCTGACCCGCTACTCCTTGCTGCCCTTCCTCTACACGCTTTTCCACCGTGCCCACCTACAAGGAGACACTGTCGCCAGGCCTCTGTTCTTTGA GTTCCCCCAGGATGTGACCACATACGGGATGGACAGGCAGTTCCTGTGGGGACGGAGCCTGCTGGTAACACCAGTGCTGGAGCCCGGAGCAGACTCAGTCATGGGCTATTTCCCCCGAGGCGTGTGGTACGACTTCTACACG GGCTCATCCGTGAACAGCAGCGGGGAGATGTTGAAGATGTCGGCTCCCCTGGACCACCTCAACCTGCATGTCCGGGAGGGTGCCATCCTCCCCACCCAG AAACCCGGGATAACCAGCGAGGTGAGCCGAGAGAACCCCCTTCGCCTGATCGTGGCCTTGTCCCAGAGTGCCACTGCCTGGGGTGACCTCTTCTGGGATGATGGTGAAAGTCTGGACACCTTTGAGCGGGGCAGCTACTCCTACTTAGTGTTCAACGTCACACAG AACATCTTCATCTCCACTGTCCTCCATGCCAGTGCAGAGGCCACGTACGTCACCATCGACACACTGAGCATCTTTGGTGTTCGGGAGCCCCCCAGCAAGGTCATCCTGAATGGCCAGGAGAAGCCCTTCTCCTACCTGGACAACCAG GTCCTCACCGTGAGCGGCCTCGGCCTCGGCCTCAGCCAGGGCTTCTCCCTCCGGTGGCTGTGA
- the LOC134147540 gene encoding lysosomal alpha-glucosidase-like isoform X4 produces the protein MKSYQKLTTAVPQPAGCRAEEEGATPKAACRGKLAPWWVGSGLLVAAVLLSAVTVWVLRQVSRGWHVPAPPPKCLLVPESHRFDCYPERRVVVTQELCESRGCCFIESPSPAGGKRGVPWCFYPHDFPTYTLQSLNQTALGMVGLLVRREKAYYPRDVETLRLDVQFETDTRLRLKITDAANPRYEVPLEVPQAMKKAENPIYSVEFSRDPFGVLLRRRATGTVLLNTTVAPLIFADQFLQISTALPSPFLYGLGEHRSSLLHSLDWSTLTLWARDVSPTESFNLYGAHPFYLVMEQGGDAHGVFLLNSNAMEVALQPAPALTWRTIGGVLDFYIFLGPDPNMVIQQYQQVIGFPAMPPLWGLGFQLCRWGYGSSNETWQTVKAMRNYQIPQDAQWNDIDYMDGYRDFTFDSEKFASLPLLVEDLHKHGQRYVMILDPGISSTNPHGSYWPFDEGLRRGLFINTTQGQPLIGQVWPGFTAFADFSNLDTHQWWLENLQRFHAQVPFDGLWIDMNEPSNFMDGSADGCPPGDLENPPYMPAVLGESLSAKTVCASAKQSVSVHYNLHNLYGLMEAKATASALVQIRGKRPLVISRSTFPSQGRYSGHWLGDNQSQWKDMYYSIPGVLSFSLFGIPLVGADICGFSGSTSEELCTRWMQLGAFYPFARNHNTQNEKAQDPTVFSPAARTAMKDVLLTRYSLLPFLYTLFHRAHLQGDTVARPLFFEFPQDVTTYGMDRQFLWGRSLLVTPVLEPGADSVMGYFPRGVWYDFYTGSSVNSSGEMLKMSAPLDHLNLHVREGAILPTQKPGITSEVSRENPLRLIVALSQSATAWGDLFWDDGESLDTFERGSYSYLVFNVTQNIFISTVLHASAEATYVTIDTLSIFGVREPPSKVILNGQEKPFSYLDNQVLTVSGLGLGLSQGFSLRWL, from the exons ATGAAGTCGTACCAGAAGCTGACGACGGCCGTCCCGCAGCCGGCGGGGTGCagggcggaggaggagggggccACCCCGAAAGCCGCCTGCCGCGGGAAGCTGGCCCCGTGGTGGGTGGGCAGCGGGCTGCTGGTGGCGGCCGTGCTGCTGAGCGCTGTCACCGTGTGGGTGCTGCGGCAGGTGTCCCGGGGCTGGCAtgtgcccgcgccgcccccgaAATGCCTCCTGGTGCCCGAGAGCCACCGCTTTGACTGCTACCCGGAGAGGCGCGTGGTGGTGACCCAGGAGCTCTGCGAGAGCCGGGGCTGCTGCTTCATCGAGAGCCCCTCACCGGCGGGCGGCAAGCGCGGGGTGCCCTGGTGCTTCTACCCCCACGACTTCCCCACCTACACGCTGCAGAGCCTCAACCAGACCGCGCTGGGCATGGTGGGCCTGCTGGTCCGGAGGGAGAAGGCCTACTACCCCCGGGACGTCGAGACGCTGCGCCTGGACGTGCAGTTCGAGACGGACACGCGGCTGCGCCTCAAG ATAACCGATGCTGCCAACCCTCGGTACGAGGTTCCCCTCGAGGTTCCCCAGGCgatgaagaaagcagaaaacccCATCTACAGTGTGGAGTTCTCCCGGGACCCCTTCGGGGTGCTGCTGCGGCGCAGGGCGACAGGCACGGTGCT GCTCAACACCACCGTGGCTCCCTTGATCTTTGCCGACCAGTTTCTCCAGATTTCTACTGCTCTCCCATCGCCGTTCCTCTATGGGCTGGGGGAGCATCGCAGCAGCCTCCTGCACAGCCTTGACTGGAGCACCTTGACGCTGTGGGCCCGGGATGTCTCTCCCACG GAATCGTTCAACCTCTATGGAGCGCATCCTTTCTACCTAGTGATGGAGCAGGGTGGAGATGCTCATGGTGTTTTCCTCCTCAACAGCAATGCAATGG AGGTggctctgcagcctgccccagccctaACCTGGAGGACCATTGGGGGAGTTCTGGATTTTTACATCTTCCTGGGGCCTGATCCCAACATGGTTATTCAGCAGTACCAGCAAGTGATAG GTTTCCCGGCCATGCCACCCCTCTGGGGACTAGGTTTCCAGCTCTGCCGCTGGGGGTATGGATCAAGCAATGAAACCTGGCAGACTGTGAAAGCCATGAGGAATTACCAGATCCCACAG gatGCGCAGTGGAACGACATTGATTATATGGACGGATACCGGGACTTCACCTTTGATTCCGAGAAGTTTGCCTCCCTCCCCTTGCTGGTGGAAGACCTCCACAAACATGGCCAGCGCTACGTTATGATTTTG gatCCCGGTATCAGCAGCACCAACCCTCACGGCTCCTACTGGCCTTTTGATGAAGGCTTGAGACGAGGCTTGTTCATAAATACCACCCAAGGGCAGCCGCTAATAGGGCAG GTGTGGCCTGGCTTCACTGCGTTCGCAGACTTCTCCAACCTGGACACCCATCAGTGGTGGCTGGAGAATTTGCAGCGTTTCCATGCCCAGGTGCCTTTCGACGGCCTCTGGATC GACATGAATGAGCCATCCAACTTCATGGATGGATCTGCAGACGGCTGCCCCCCAGGAGACCTTGAAAACCCACCGTACATGCCAG ctgtgctgggagAGTCACTCTCCGCAAAGACAGTGTGTGCCTCAGCCAAACAGAGCGTTTCAGTGCACTACAACCTCCACAACCTCTACGGGCTGATGGAAGCCAAGGCAACAGCGAG TGCCTTGGTCCAGATCCGAGGGAAGCGCCCGCTCGTTATCTCTCGCTCCACCTTCCCCAGCCAGGGCCGCTACTCAGGGCACTGGCTGGGCGACAACCAGAGCCAGTGGAAGGACATGTATTACTCTATCCCAG GGGTGCTGAGTTTCAGCCTCTTTGGGATCCCACTGGTCGGGGCAGACATCTGCGGCTTCTCTGGCAGCACCTCGGAGGAGCTGTGCACCCGCTGGATGCAACTTGGCGCCTTCTACCCCTTTGCCCGGAATCACAACACCCAGAACGAGAAG GCCCAAGACCCAACGGTGTTCAGCCCTGCAGCACGGACAGCCATGAAGGACGTGCTGCTGACCCGCTACTCCTTGCTGCCCTTCCTCTACACGCTTTTCCACCGTGCCCACCTACAAGGAGACACTGTCGCCAGGCCTCTGTTCTTTGA GTTCCCCCAGGATGTGACCACATACGGGATGGACAGGCAGTTCCTGTGGGGACGGAGCCTGCTGGTAACACCAGTGCTGGAGCCCGGAGCAGACTCAGTCATGGGCTATTTCCCCCGAGGCGTGTGGTACGACTTCTACACG GGCTCATCCGTGAACAGCAGCGGGGAGATGTTGAAGATGTCGGCTCCCCTGGACCACCTCAACCTGCATGTCCGGGAGGGTGCCATCCTCCCCACCCAG AAACCCGGGATAACCAGCGAGGTGAGCCGAGAGAACCCCCTTCGCCTGATCGTGGCCTTGTCCCAGAGTGCCACTGCCTGGGGTGACCTCTTCTGGGATGATGGTGAAAGTCTGGACACCTTTGAGCGGGGCAGCTACTCCTACTTAGTGTTCAACGTCACACAG AACATCTTCATCTCCACTGTCCTCCATGCCAGTGCAGAGGCCACGTACGTCACCATCGACACACTGAGCATCTTTGGTGTTCGGGAGCCCCCCAGCAAGGTCATCCTGAATGGCCAGGAGAAGCCCTTCTCCTACCTGGACAACCAG GTCCTCACCGTGAGCGGCCTCGGCCTCGGCCTCAGCCAGGGCTTCTCCCTCCGGTGGCTGTGA